One window from the genome of Cryobacterium sp. GrIS_2_6 encodes:
- the fgd gene encoding glucose-6-phosphate dehydrogenase (coenzyme-F420), whose translation MLPLKLGYKASAEQFAPRELVEIAVAAERHGFESVAVSDHFQPWRHTGGHAPFSLAWMAAVGERTTRVQIGTSVMTPTFRYNPAVIAQAFATLGCLYPGRIMLGVGTGEALNEIATGFRGAGAQDWPEFKERYARLRESIALMRALWSEDKVSFEGEYYSTHDASIYDRPEGGIPVYIAAGGPLVAGYAGRSGDGFICTSGKGMELYTEKLLPAVAAGAEKAGRDAATIDRMIEIKLSYDTDPALALENTRFWAPLSLTPEQKHDITDPSEMEAAADALPIEQVAKRWIVGSDPDETVAAIGEYIDAGFNHLVFHAPGHDQERFLTAFERDLAPRIRARA comes from the coding sequence TCGCGGTGAGCGACCACTTCCAGCCCTGGCGGCACACCGGCGGCCATGCCCCGTTCTCGCTGGCCTGGATGGCGGCCGTCGGGGAGCGCACGACGCGGGTGCAGATCGGCACCTCGGTGATGACGCCGACATTCCGGTACAACCCCGCCGTGATCGCCCAGGCCTTCGCGACACTCGGCTGCCTCTACCCGGGGCGGATCATGCTCGGCGTCGGAACCGGCGAAGCCCTCAACGAGATCGCGACCGGGTTCCGCGGCGCAGGCGCCCAGGATTGGCCCGAGTTCAAGGAACGCTACGCCCGGTTGCGCGAGTCGATCGCGCTGATGCGCGCGCTCTGGTCAGAGGACAAGGTGAGTTTCGAGGGCGAGTACTACAGTACCCACGACGCGAGCATCTACGACCGGCCGGAGGGCGGCATCCCGGTCTACATCGCCGCGGGCGGACCCCTTGTGGCGGGCTATGCGGGACGGTCGGGGGACGGCTTCATCTGCACCTCGGGCAAGGGGATGGAGCTCTACACCGAGAAGCTGCTGCCGGCGGTCGCGGCCGGCGCGGAGAAGGCCGGGCGGGATGCGGCCACGATCGACCGGATGATCGAGATCAAGCTGTCCTACGACACCGACCCGGCGCTCGCGCTCGAGAACACCCGGTTCTGGGCCCCGTTGTCGCTCACGCCAGAGCAGAAGCACGACATCACCGACCCGTCGGAGATGGAGGCGGCCGCGGATGCACTGCCGATCGAGCAGGTCGCCAAGCGCTGGATCGTCGGTTCGGACCCCGACGAGACGGTCGCGGCGATCGGCGAGTACATCGACGCCGGCTTCAACCACCTCGTCTTCCACGCCCCCGGCCACGACCAGGAGCGGTTCCTCACGGCCTTCGAGCGCGACTTGGCCCCCCGCATCCGCGCCCGCGCCTGA
- a CDS encoding fructose PTS transporter subunit IIA produces the protein MPAHLDSALHGGSITAVVGTVPGMPAYVPALIVGAIIVAAAVAIVLIVVRHRSARRSAASASTASGATNTTDASGAASNATGTPGHPASAAPTTVGNAPGSTRTTAPGSDAARAPASAATPGASALASAAASAPAPSLVHARHEPVVISTPHPKRKLATMTMPLTTAIPILPTTSTGSVSTGRKTVLDYIDERTIVLDVDETDRDRMIRTLAGMMSTTGRITDVGRVAQAAFRRETHGTTSMGNGIAIAHAKCDAVLAPVLAFARSKHGIDWNSADGEKATLIFMIAVPKASAGTEHLRVLSQLSRCLAKPAFRAAIQSAQTPAAVLEALAISANLKKPEQPQP, from the coding sequence ATGCCCGCACATCTCGACTCCGCGTTGCACGGCGGCTCGATCACCGCCGTCGTCGGAACTGTCCCCGGCATGCCGGCATACGTCCCCGCGCTCATCGTTGGCGCCATCATCGTCGCGGCCGCCGTCGCGATCGTTCTGATCGTCGTGCGGCACCGCTCGGCACGCCGCAGCGCAGCCAGCGCCTCCACTGCGTCCGGCGCGACCAACACGACTGACGCGTCCGGCGCGGCCTCGAATGCCACGGGTACCCCGGGCCACCCGGCCAGCGCGGCCCCGACCACCGTCGGGAACGCCCCCGGCAGCACCCGGACGACCGCACCCGGCTCCGATGCCGCCCGCGCTCCCGCTTCGGCCGCAACGCCGGGCGCATCCGCTCTCGCCTCAGCCGCCGCATCCGCCCCGGCGCCGTCCCTGGTGCACGCGAGGCATGAGCCCGTGGTCATCAGCACGCCGCACCCCAAGCGAAAACTCGCCACGATGACGATGCCGCTCACCACGGCGATCCCGATCCTGCCGACCACCTCAACCGGCTCGGTGTCGACCGGCCGGAAGACCGTGCTCGACTACATCGACGAGCGCACCATCGTGCTCGACGTCGACGAGACCGACCGGGACCGGATGATCCGCACCCTCGCCGGCATGATGAGCACGACCGGGCGGATCACCGACGTGGGGCGCGTCGCCCAGGCCGCCTTTCGACGGGAGACCCACGGCACTACGAGCATGGGCAACGGCATCGCGATCGCGCACGCCAAGTGCGACGCCGTCCTCGCCCCGGTGCTCGCTTTCGCGCGCAGCAAGCACGGCATCGACTGGAACTCAGCGGACGGCGAGAAGGCGACCCTGATCTTCATGATCGCCGTACCCAAGGCCTCGGCGGGAACCGAACACCTCCGGGTGCTGTCCCAGCTCTCGCGCTGCCTCGCGAAGCCGGCGTTCCGCGCCGCGATCCAGTCCGCGCAGACCCCTGCCGCCGTGCTCGAGGCCCTCGCGATCAGCGCCAACCTCAAGAAGCCCGAGCAGCCCCAGCCCTAG
- a CDS encoding nitrilase-related carbon-nitrogen hydrolase yields MSDGSNAPASAKIRADAAGERANIVRAAITQATWTGDEASMIAKHEGFVRSAAAQGAQVICFQELFHGPYFGIIQDPQYYGYATSVPGPLVERFQALAAEHHIVIVLPVYEEEQAGVLYNTAAVIDADGSYLGKYRKHHIPHLPQFWEKFYFRPGNLDYPVFDTAVGKIGVYICYDRHFPEGWRILGLNGAEIVFNPSATKPGLSNRLWELEQPAAAVANQYFIGANNRIGTETEEFGDEAVTFYGSSYFVDPRGNYVGAIASTDTDEIVIRDLDLGLIRETRNSWQFYRDRRPDSYDPIARA; encoded by the coding sequence ATGTCCGACGGATCCAATGCCCCGGCCAGCGCGAAGATCCGCGCGGATGCGGCCGGCGAGCGCGCGAACATCGTGAGAGCCGCGATCACCCAGGCCACCTGGACCGGCGACGAAGCGTCGATGATCGCCAAGCACGAGGGGTTCGTGCGCTCGGCGGCCGCGCAGGGAGCGCAGGTGATCTGCTTCCAGGAGCTCTTCCACGGCCCCTACTTCGGCATCATCCAGGACCCCCAGTACTACGGCTACGCGACGAGCGTTCCGGGCCCCCTCGTCGAACGGTTCCAGGCGCTCGCCGCAGAGCACCACATCGTGATCGTGCTTCCGGTCTACGAGGAGGAGCAGGCCGGCGTGCTCTACAACACTGCGGCCGTGATCGACGCCGACGGCAGCTACCTCGGCAAGTACCGCAAGCACCACATCCCGCACCTCCCGCAGTTCTGGGAGAAGTTCTACTTCCGCCCCGGCAACCTCGACTACCCGGTCTTCGACACCGCGGTCGGTAAGATCGGCGTCTACATCTGCTACGACCGGCACTTCCCGGAGGGCTGGCGCATCCTCGGCCTGAACGGCGCCGAAATCGTCTTCAACCCCTCGGCCACCAAGCCCGGCCTGTCCAACCGGCTCTGGGAACTCGAACAGCCGGCCGCGGCGGTCGCCAACCAGTACTTCATCGGCGCCAACAACCGGATCGGCACCGAAACCGAGGAATTCGGCGACGAGGCCGTCACCTTCTACGGCAGCTCCTACTTCGTCGACCCGCGCGGCAACTACGTCGGCGCCATCGCCTCGACCGACACCGACGAGATCGTGATCCGCGACCTCGACCTGGGCCTCATCCGCGAGACCCGCAACTCCTGGCAGTTCTACCGCGACCGCAGGCCGGACTCCTACGACCCGATCGCCCGCGCATGA
- the cofD gene encoding 2-phospho-L-lactate transferase, whose protein sequence is MTKITVLAGGIGGARFTRGLLHYLAASDPSARVTVIVNTGDDMWLDGLRICPDLDTVMYTLGGGINEEQGWGRPDESRRTSAEIAAYGRGWSWFTLGDLDLATHIVRSDLLRSGSTLSEATAFLCERWQPGARLLPMSDQPVETHARLAADADEHHAGDLIHFEEWWVRYRASVPVTQFVQRGLDTAEAAPGVLEAILAADLVILPPSNPVVSIGTILAIPGIRDALRSTPARVVGVSPIIAGAAVRGMADACLQTIGVATTAAAVGLHYGARSTGGILDGWLVDETDTAALPALAAAGIRSLAVPLWMHDLDTTAEIAATLFRIASPARGIH, encoded by the coding sequence ATGACGAAGATCACGGTACTGGCGGGCGGGATCGGCGGGGCCCGGTTCACTCGGGGGTTGCTGCACTATCTGGCGGCGAGCGATCCCTCCGCGCGGGTGACGGTCATCGTCAACACCGGTGACGACATGTGGCTCGACGGACTGCGGATCTGCCCCGACCTCGACACCGTGATGTACACCCTCGGCGGTGGCATCAACGAGGAGCAGGGCTGGGGCCGCCCGGACGAGTCCCGCCGCACCTCGGCCGAGATCGCGGCGTACGGGCGCGGCTGGTCCTGGTTCACGCTCGGCGACCTCGACCTCGCGACCCACATCGTGCGCAGCGACCTGCTGCGCTCCGGCTCCACCCTGAGCGAGGCCACCGCGTTCCTCTGCGAGCGCTGGCAGCCAGGCGCCCGCCTCCTGCCGATGAGCGACCAGCCCGTCGAGACCCATGCGCGCCTCGCAGCGGATGCCGACGAGCACCACGCCGGGGACCTGATCCATTTCGAAGAATGGTGGGTCCGGTATCGTGCGTCAGTGCCGGTCACCCAGTTCGTTCAGCGCGGACTCGACACGGCGGAGGCCGCGCCGGGCGTGCTGGAGGCGATCCTGGCGGCGGACCTCGTGATCCTGCCGCCGTCGAACCCCGTGGTCTCGATCGGCACGATCCTCGCGATCCCGGGCATCCGCGACGCCCTGCGGTCCACGCCGGCCCGCGTCGTCGGCGTCTCGCCGATCATCGCGGGAGCCGCCGTCCGCGGCATGGCCGACGCGTGCCTCCAGACCATCGGCGTCGCCACGACCGCTGCGGCCGTCGGGCTGCACTACGGCGCCCGGTCCACCGGCGGCATCCTCGACGGCTGGCTCGTGGACGAAACGGATACCGCGGCGCTGCCCGCTCTCGCGGCCGCCGGCATCCGCTCACTCGCGGTACCCCTCTGGATGCACGACCTGGACACGACGGCAGAAATTGCGGCAACATTGTTCCGGATCGCATCACCTGCGCGGGGGATACACTAA
- a CDS encoding putative F420-0 ABC transporter permease subunit, protein MWLALALAALVLVSALAVTIGPAPVSLADVAGSLAAHLGFPHSGTVPVLTDAIVWQLRLPRVLTAAFVGAGLALSGAVMQSVTRNPLADPYLLGLSSGASLGAVCVVILGVGVALPLAAFAGALAALIATLSIARVGGTITPGRAVLAGLAIAQLGAAGTSFVIFWSAKGDSYREILNWLLGSLAGSSWATVLIAGSALLLAGTGLVLAASRLDAFAFGDTAAAALGVDVDRTRWALLGTVALLTGAMVAVSGAIGFVGLILPHLVRGLSGPGHRRLLPLVAVYGAVFLLIADTLARTVFDPRELPVGIITALIGVPVFIALIKSRKSVSWV, encoded by the coding sequence CTGTGGCTCGCGCTCGCCCTGGCGGCGCTCGTGCTCGTCTCCGCGCTGGCCGTGACGATCGGGCCCGCTCCGGTGAGCCTGGCGGATGTCGCGGGCAGCCTCGCGGCGCACCTCGGCTTCCCGCACTCCGGCACGGTGCCCGTCCTCACTGACGCGATCGTCTGGCAGCTGCGGCTCCCGCGGGTGCTGACCGCGGCGTTCGTCGGCGCGGGCCTCGCCCTGAGCGGCGCGGTCATGCAGAGCGTGACCCGCAACCCGCTCGCAGACCCGTACCTGCTCGGGCTGTCCTCCGGGGCGTCGCTCGGCGCGGTCTGCGTCGTGATTCTCGGCGTCGGGGTCGCACTCCCGCTCGCCGCCTTCGCCGGCGCACTCGCCGCGCTCATCGCGACGCTCTCCATCGCCAGGGTCGGCGGAACGATCACGCCCGGCCGGGCCGTGCTGGCCGGCCTCGCGATCGCCCAGCTCGGCGCGGCGGGCACCTCCTTCGTGATCTTCTGGTCGGCCAAGGGCGACTCCTACCGGGAGATCCTGAACTGGCTGCTCGGCTCCCTCGCCGGCAGTTCCTGGGCCACGGTCCTCATCGCAGGGAGCGCACTCCTCCTCGCCGGCACCGGGCTCGTGCTCGCCGCGAGCCGGCTGGACGCCTTCGCCTTCGGCGACACCGCAGCGGCCGCGCTCGGAGTCGACGTCGACCGCACCCGGTGGGCGCTCCTCGGCACGGTGGCGCTGCTGACCGGGGCGATGGTCGCCGTGAGCGGTGCGATCGGGTTCGTCGGGCTGATCCTCCCGCACCTCGTGCGCGGGCTCAGCGGGCCGGGGCATCGCAGGCTGTTGCCGCTTGTCGCGGTATACGGCGCGGTGTTCCTCCTGATCGCGGACACCCTCGCCCGCACGGTCTTCGACCCGCGCGAGCTGCCGGTGGGGATCATCACCGCCCTGATCGGGGTTCCGGTGTTCATCGCGCTGATCAAGAGCCGGAAGTCCGTTTCATGGGTGTAG
- a CDS encoding putative F420-0 ABC transporter substrate-binding protein, whose translation MTRLPFFRGPRAFRAWPAFIAATAVAVLLGGCATTSPTPAGVAPDAVTASATPTAKPAYPLTIENCGATVTVTKAPSRIVSIKSSATELLLALGLGDKIVGTAFLDGPLPQALSSIGTNLKVVSDFLPSQEAVLALNPDFIFGGWESNFATDGVGTRDTLAAVGIGSYVSPSACKGADQPNPLTFDTVFGEITQAGAVFGAPEAAARLVATQRKELTTLSPATTKTSALWYSSGVDSPYVGAGIGAPQMIMDAAGLTNVFASVKDTWTSVGWESVVAADPSVIVLVDATWNTAESKIKTLETNPATKNLSAVKNKRYITLPFASTEAGIRNVEAAATTIDQLADLNSLSK comes from the coding sequence ATGACACGTCTCCCGTTCTTCCGCGGGCCCCGCGCTTTTCGCGCCTGGCCGGCGTTCATTGCTGCCACGGCGGTCGCCGTCCTGCTCGGAGGCTGCGCGACCACGAGCCCGACTCCCGCGGGCGTAGCCCCGGATGCGGTCACGGCCAGCGCCACCCCGACGGCGAAGCCGGCCTATCCGCTCACGATCGAGAACTGCGGCGCGACGGTCACGGTCACGAAGGCCCCGAGCCGGATCGTGTCGATCAAGTCCTCGGCCACGGAACTTCTCCTCGCGCTCGGCCTCGGCGACAAGATCGTCGGAACCGCGTTCCTCGACGGTCCGCTCCCGCAGGCGCTCAGCTCGATCGGCACCAACCTCAAGGTCGTCAGCGACTTCCTGCCCAGCCAGGAGGCCGTGCTCGCCCTGAACCCTGATTTCATCTTCGGCGGGTGGGAGTCCAACTTCGCCACTGACGGTGTCGGCACCCGCGACACCCTCGCCGCGGTCGGCATCGGCAGCTACGTCTCGCCGTCGGCCTGCAAGGGCGCCGACCAGCCCAACCCGCTCACCTTCGACACCGTCTTCGGGGAGATCACCCAGGCCGGCGCCGTTTTCGGGGCCCCAGAGGCAGCCGCACGGCTCGTCGCCACCCAGCGCAAGGAGCTCACGACGCTCTCCCCCGCGACGACGAAGACCTCGGCGCTCTGGTATTCGAGCGGCGTCGACAGCCCGTACGTCGGTGCCGGGATCGGTGCGCCGCAGATGATCATGGATGCCGCCGGACTCACGAACGTCTTCGCGAGCGTGAAGGACACCTGGACCTCCGTCGGCTGGGAATCCGTCGTCGCTGCCGATCCGAGCGTGATCGTGCTCGTCGACGCGACCTGGAACACGGCAGAGTCGAAGATCAAGACCCTCGAGACCAACCCCGCGACGAAGAACCTCTCCGCGGTGAAGAACAAGCGGTACATCACCCTCCCGTTCGCTTCGACGGAGGCCGGCATCCGCAACGTCGAGGCCGCGGCAACGACGATCGACCAACTGGCCGACCTCAACTCGCTGAGCAAGTAG
- a CDS encoding ABC transporter ATP-binding protein: MGVVIERVSFRVGGRTILNDVSAIIPTGSVTGLLGPNGAGKSTLLRLIAGLHTPTSGRITLDDAPLATLGRRDTARRIALLEQHASPTIDLLVREVVLLGRIPYRTGIFGGFDGAEDLRIVAESLVQVGGTDLADRSWGTLSGGEQQRVQIARALAQRPSLLLLDEPTNHLDIGGQLGLLAQVRDLGLTAVLALHDLNLAAAYCDQILLLADGRLVAAGTPAEVLVPPLIAAVYGVDSFVVPHPRGGHPSLLFAPSPPTPPVRESG; the protein is encoded by the coding sequence ATGGGTGTAGTCATCGAGCGGGTGTCGTTCCGCGTCGGCGGGCGCACGATCCTGAACGACGTCTCCGCGATCATTCCGACCGGCTCAGTGACGGGCCTGCTCGGCCCGAACGGCGCGGGAAAGTCCACACTGCTGCGCCTCATCGCGGGCCTGCACACCCCGACGAGCGGGCGGATCACCCTCGACGACGCACCCCTGGCGACCCTGGGCCGACGCGACACCGCCCGCCGGATCGCCCTCCTCGAGCAGCACGCGAGCCCCACGATCGATCTGCTCGTGCGCGAGGTCGTTCTCCTCGGTCGTATTCCGTACCGCACCGGAATCTTCGGCGGCTTCGACGGCGCCGAGGACCTGCGCATTGTCGCCGAATCGCTCGTCCAGGTCGGCGGCACCGACCTCGCCGACCGAAGCTGGGGCACCCTGAGCGGCGGCGAGCAGCAGCGGGTGCAGATCGCCCGCGCGCTCGCCCAGCGGCCGAGCCTGCTCCTGCTCGACGAGCCGACCAACCACCTCGACATCGGCGGCCAGCTCGGCCTGCTCGCTCAGGTGCGGGACCTCGGCCTCACCGCCGTCCTCGCCCTGCACGACCTCAACCTCGCCGCCGCATACTGCGACCAGATCCTGTTGCTCGCCGACGGCCGCCTGGTTGCCGCAGGCACCCCCGCCGAAGTCCTGGTTCCGCCGCTTATCGCCGCGGTCTACGGGGTGGACAGCTTCGTCGTCCCGCACCCCCGCGGCGGGCATCCGTCCCTGCTCTTCGCCCCCTCACCCCCCACCCCGCCCGTTCGCGAAAGCGGGTGA